One genomic segment of Arachis duranensis cultivar V14167 chromosome 4, aradu.V14167.gnm2.J7QH, whole genome shotgun sequence includes these proteins:
- the LOC107485867 gene encoding uncharacterized protein LOC107485867 isoform X1: MYMAYGWPQVIPLEQGVCSSAPKIVYLKIINRLLLVVSPTHFELWSSSQHRLRLGKYKRDAYSLQKEGENLQAVWSLDGKLIAILTSSFFLHIFKVQLSDKRIHIGGKQPSALCLAAISLLLSEQVPFTGKDLSMSNIVCDNKYLLLGLSDGSLYSMSWKGEFYGAFQFDRCPPASFEDSQIPLSVENGLSPKGHPKVLVSNHVTPKSQISQLELCLPLRLLFVLYSDGQLVSCSISKKGLKQVDCIKAEKRLGSGDAVCASVAIGQQILAVGTRRGTVELYDLADSGSHIRTVSLYDWGYSMDDTGPVSCIAWTPDNSAFAVGWKLRGLTVWSVSGCRLMSTIRQIGLSSVSSPIAKPNHDCKYEPLMGGTSLMQWDEYGYRLYAIEGESSGRIISFSFGKCCLSRGVSDSRQVIYGEDRLLIVQSEETDELKMLHLKLPVSYISQNWPVQHVAASQDGMYLAVAGLHGLILYDIRLKRWRVFGDVTQEQKIQCKGLLWLGKIVVVCNYLVSSNTYELLFYPRYHLDQSSLLYRKPLLAQPMVMDVYQDYVLVTYRPFDVHIFHVKLFGDLSPSGNPDLQLSAVRELSIMTAKSHPAAMRFIPDQIPRDSISNNYISSSSDSLRREPARCLILRANGELSLLDLDDGRERNLTDSVELFWVTCGQSEDKTNLIEEVSWLDYGHRGMQVWYPSPGANSFKQEDFLQLDPELEFDREVYPLGLLPNAGVVVGVSQRMSFSAGSEFPCFEPSPQAQTILHCLLRHLLQRDKIEEALRLADLSAEKPHFSHCLEWLLFTVFEADISRPNANKNQLSVPKHAKRSLLEKTCDLIRNFPEYLDVVVSVARKTDGRHWADLFSAAGRSTELFEECFQRRWYRTAACYILVIAKLEGPAVSQYCALRLLQATLDESLYELAGELVRFLLRSGREYDQASSDSDKLSPRFLGYFLFRSSERKQSLDKSGSFKEQSAHITSVKNILENHASYLMSGKELSKLVAFVKGTQFDLVEYLQRERYGSARLENFASGLELISQKLQMETLQSRLDADFLLAHMCSVKFKEWIVVLATLLRRSEVLFDLFQHDVRLWKAYSITLQSHPTFVEYQDLLEDLEQKLSSISDREE; encoded by the exons atgtatATGGCATATGGGTGGCCTCAGGTGATCCCTCTTGAGCAGGGAGTATGTTCCTCCGCCCCGAAAATCGTGTACCTCAAAATCATCAACCGTTTGTTACTTGTTGTATCCCCAACTCACTTTGAACTATGGAGTTCTTCCCAG CATAGATTGAGATTGGGGAAGTACAAGAGAGATGCGTATTCTTTGCAAAAGGAAGGGGAAAACTTGCAGGCCGTGTGGAGCCTTGATGGCAAATTAATCGCCATTCTT acatcttctttctttcttcacatTTTTAAGGTCCAGCTTTCAGATAAACGGATACACATTGGAGGGAAGCAACCCTCTGCTTTGTGCCTAGCTGCTATATCCCTTCTGCTTTCCGAGCAAGTTCCTTTCACAGGAAAGGATTTGTCCAT GAGCAATATTGTTTGTGATAATAAATACTTGCTGCTTGGACTTTCTGATGGAAGTTTATATAGTATGTCTTGGAAGGGGGAG TTCTATGGGGCTTTTCAATTTGATCGATGTCCTCCAGCTAGCTTTGAAGATTCTCAAATACCACTTTCTGTAGAGAATGGTCTTTCTCCTAAAGGTCACCCAAAGGTTCTTGTGTCCAACCATGTTACTCCAAAGTCTCAAATCAGCCAACTAGAACTTTGTCTTCCATTGAGGTTGCTGTTTGTCTTGTATTCTGATGGGCAACTTGTCTCATGTTCCATAAGTAAGAAAGGTTTAAAACAGGTTGATTGCATTAAAGCAGAAAAGAGATTGGGATCTGGTGATGCTGTATGCGCTTCAGTAGCCATTGGACAGCAAATTCTTGCTGTAGGTACCAGAAGAGGAACAGTTGAGTTATATGATTTGGCTGATTCGGGATCACATATACGCACAGTCTCTTTGTATGATTGGGG ATATTCAATGGATGACACCGGCCCTGTTAGTTGCATTGCTTGGACACCCGATAATTCTGCTTTTGCAGTTGGTTGGAAGTTAAGGGGGCTCACAGTTTGGTCTGTCTCTGGGTGTCGCTTGATGTCAACAATCCGACAAATAGGTTTAAGTTCTGTATCTTCTCCAATTGCTAAGCCAAACCATGATTGTAAGTATGAGCCATTGATGGGTGGTACCTCACTAATGCAGTGGGATGAATATGGGTATAGACTATATGCTATTGAGGGGGAATCTTCAGGGAGAATTATTTCATTCTCTTTTGGAAAATGCTGTCTTAGCAGAGGTGTTTCAGACAGCCGACAAGTGATTTATGGGGAAGACCGCTTACTTATTGTGCAGTCTGAAGAGACCGATGAACTCAAAATGCTCCATCTTAAACTTCCA GTTTCTTATATTTCCCAAAACTGGCCTGTCCAACATGTGGCAGCTAGTCAGGATGGAATGTACTTAGCTGTTGCTGGCCTCCATGGTTTGATACTCTATGATATACGTCTGAAAAGATGGAGAGTATTTGGAGATGTTACCCAGGAACAAAAGATTCAGTGCAAGGGATTGTTATGGCTGGGGAAGATTGTTGTCGTCTGCAACTATCTTGTTTCTTCTAACAC GTATGAATTGCTCTTTTATCCAAGATATCACCTTGATCAAAGTTCATTGCTCTATCGGAAACCATTGCTTGCCCAACCTATGGTGATGGATGTGTACCAAGATTATGTATTGGTTACTTATAGACCATTTGATGTCCACATATTCCATGTGAAATTGTTTGGTGACTTATCTCCTTCGGGAAATCCTGATCTACAG CTTTCTGCAGTACGAGAACTTTCAATTATGACTGCCAAGAGCCATCCTGCAGCAATGCGATTCATTCCTGATCAAATTCCGAGAGATTCTATCTCAAACAACTATATTTCATCTTCATCAGATTCGTTAAGAAGAGAGCCAGCAAG ATGTTTGATATTGAGAGCCAATGGGGAACTTTCACTTCTTGATTTGGATGACGGACGTGAGAGGAATCTTACTGATTCAGTTGAACTATTTTGGGTTACCTGTGGCCAGTCTGAGGATAAAACAAATTTGATTGAGGAAGTTTCATGGCTAGATTATGGTCATCGAGGCATGCAG GTTTGGTATCCATCTCCAGGTGCTAATTCTTTTAAGCAGGAGGACTTCTTGCAG TTGGATCCGGAGCTGGAGTTTGATCGCGAAGTATACCCTCTAGGACTTCTTCCAAATGCTGGTGTAGTAGTTGGTGTTTCTCAGAGAATGTCATTTTCAGCTGGTTCAGAATTTCCATGTTTTGAGCCATCTCCTCAAGCACAAACAATATTGCACTGTTTGCTGCGTCATCTTCTTCAG agggacaaaattgaagaagctttaAGGCTAGCAGATTTATCAGCTGAGAAGCCTCATTTTTCACATTGTCTAGAGTGGCTTCTTTTTACGGTATTTGAAGCAGATATATCCAG GCCTAATGCAAACAAGAACCAGCTCTCAGTTCCCAAACATGCCAAAAGATCGCTTTTGGAGAAAACCTGTGATCTTATCAGGAATTTTCCGGAGTACCTTGATGTTGTTGTAAGTGTTGCAAGAAAAACTGATGGTCGTCATTGGGCAGATTTGTTCTCAGCAGCTGGCAGATCAACAGA atTGTTTGAGGAATGCTTTCAACGTAGATGGTATCGCACTGCAGCTTGCTATATATTG GTGATTGCGAAACTTGAGGGTCCTGCTGTTAGTCAGTACTGTGCTTTGCGGTTATTACAG GCAACACTTGATGAATCTCTGTATGAGCTTGCTGGAGAACTG GTGAGGTTCTTGCTCAGATCTGGCAGGGAGTACGATCAGGCATCAAGTGATTCAGATAAATTATCCCCCAGATTTTTAggatattttctttttcgttctAGTGAGAGGAAGCAGTCATTGGATAAAAG TGGCTCGTTCAAGGAGCAAAGTGCTCATATTACCTCTGTGAAGAATATTTTAGAAAACCATGCTAGTTACCTGATGTCCGGGAAAGAGCTCTCAAAGCTTGTTGCATTTGTAAAAGGCACTCAATTTGATTTAGTG GAGTATCTACAACGCGAAAGATATGGGAGTGCTAGGTTGGAGAATTTTGCTTCAGGGCTTGAACTAATAAGCCAAAAG CTTCAAATGGAAACGTTACAGAGCCGGTTGGATGCAGACTTTCTCCTGGCTCATATGTGCTCTGTAAAGTTCAAAGAATGGATAGTTGTTCTTGCTACCCTATTAAGACGATCTGAG GTGCTTTTCGACTTGTTCCAACATGATGTTCGGCTATGGAAAGCATACAGCATCACGCTCCAG TCACACCCAACATTTGTTGAATATCAAGATTTACTTGAAGACCTTGAACAGAAACTATCATCAATTTCAGATAGGGAAGAATAA
- the LOC107485867 gene encoding uncharacterized protein LOC107485867 isoform X2, whose protein sequence is MYMAYGWPQVIPLEQGVCSSAPKIVYLKIINRLLLVVSPTHFELWSSSQHRLRLGKYKRDAYSLQKEGENLQAVWSLDGKLIAILTSSFFLHIFKVQLSDKRIHIGGKQPSALCLAAISLLLSEQVPFTGKDLSMSNIVCDNKYLLLGLSDGSLYSMSWKGEFYGAFQFDRCPPASFEDSQIPLSVENGLSPKGHPKVLVSNHVTPKSQISQLELCLPLRLLFVLYSDGQLVSCSISKKGLKQVDCIKAEKRLGSGDAVCASVAIGQQILAVGTRRGTVELYDLADSGSHIRTVSLYDWGYSMDDTGPVSCIAWTPDNSAFAVGWKLRGLTVWSVSGCRLMSTIRQIGLSSVSSPIAKPNHDCKYEPLMGGTSLMQWDEYGYRLYAIEGESSGRIISFSFGKCCLSRGVSDSRQVIYGEDRLLIVQSEETDELKMLHLKLPVSYISQNWPVQHVAASQDGMYLAVAGLHGLILYDIRLKRWRVFGDVTQEQKIQCKGLLWLGKIVVVCNYLVSSNTYELLFYPRYHLDQSSLLYRKPLLAQPMVMDVYQDYVLVTYRPFDVHIFHVKLFGDLSPSGNPDLQLSAVRELSIMTAKSHPAAMRFIPDQIPRDSISNNYISSSSDSLRREPARCLILRANGELSLLDLDDGRERNLTDSVELFWVTCGQSEDKTNLIEEVSWLDYGHRGMQVWYPSPGANSFKQEDFLQLDPELEFDREVYPLGLLPNAGVVVGVSQRMSFSAGSEFPCFEPSPQAQTILHCLLRHLLQRDKIEEALRLADLSAEKPHFSHCLEWLLFTVFEADISRPNANKNQLSVPKHAKRSLLEKTCDLIRNFPEYLDVVVSVARKTDGRHWADLFSAAGRSTELFEECFQRRWYRTAACYILVIAKLEGPAVSQYCALRLLQATLDESLYELAGELVRFLLRSGREYDQASSDSDKLSPRFLGYFLFRSSERKQSLDKSGSFKEQSAHITSVKNILENHASYLMSGKELSKLVAFVKGTQFDLVEYLQRERYGSARLENFASGLELISQKLQMETLQSRLDADFLLAHMCSVKFKEWIVVLATLLRRSEVLFDLFQHDVRLWKAYSITLQSHPTLVEYQDLLEDLEHKLSSISNTEE, encoded by the exons atgtatATGGCATATGGGTGGCCTCAGGTGATCCCTCTTGAGCAGGGAGTATGTTCCTCCGCCCCGAAAATCGTGTACCTCAAAATCATCAACCGTTTGTTACTTGTTGTATCCCCAACTCACTTTGAACTATGGAGTTCTTCCCAG CATAGATTGAGATTGGGGAAGTACAAGAGAGATGCGTATTCTTTGCAAAAGGAAGGGGAAAACTTGCAGGCCGTGTGGAGCCTTGATGGCAAATTAATCGCCATTCTT acatcttctttctttcttcacatTTTTAAGGTCCAGCTTTCAGATAAACGGATACACATTGGAGGGAAGCAACCCTCTGCTTTGTGCCTAGCTGCTATATCCCTTCTGCTTTCCGAGCAAGTTCCTTTCACAGGAAAGGATTTGTCCAT GAGCAATATTGTTTGTGATAATAAATACTTGCTGCTTGGACTTTCTGATGGAAGTTTATATAGTATGTCTTGGAAGGGGGAG TTCTATGGGGCTTTTCAATTTGATCGATGTCCTCCAGCTAGCTTTGAAGATTCTCAAATACCACTTTCTGTAGAGAATGGTCTTTCTCCTAAAGGTCACCCAAAGGTTCTTGTGTCCAACCATGTTACTCCAAAGTCTCAAATCAGCCAACTAGAACTTTGTCTTCCATTGAGGTTGCTGTTTGTCTTGTATTCTGATGGGCAACTTGTCTCATGTTCCATAAGTAAGAAAGGTTTAAAACAGGTTGATTGCATTAAAGCAGAAAAGAGATTGGGATCTGGTGATGCTGTATGCGCTTCAGTAGCCATTGGACAGCAAATTCTTGCTGTAGGTACCAGAAGAGGAACAGTTGAGTTATATGATTTGGCTGATTCGGGATCACATATACGCACAGTCTCTTTGTATGATTGGGG ATATTCAATGGATGACACCGGCCCTGTTAGTTGCATTGCTTGGACACCCGATAATTCTGCTTTTGCAGTTGGTTGGAAGTTAAGGGGGCTCACAGTTTGGTCTGTCTCTGGGTGTCGCTTGATGTCAACAATCCGACAAATAGGTTTAAGTTCTGTATCTTCTCCAATTGCTAAGCCAAACCATGATTGTAAGTATGAGCCATTGATGGGTGGTACCTCACTAATGCAGTGGGATGAATATGGGTATAGACTATATGCTATTGAGGGGGAATCTTCAGGGAGAATTATTTCATTCTCTTTTGGAAAATGCTGTCTTAGCAGAGGTGTTTCAGACAGCCGACAAGTGATTTATGGGGAAGACCGCTTACTTATTGTGCAGTCTGAAGAGACCGATGAACTCAAAATGCTCCATCTTAAACTTCCA GTTTCTTATATTTCCCAAAACTGGCCTGTCCAACATGTGGCAGCTAGTCAGGATGGAATGTACTTAGCTGTTGCTGGCCTCCATGGTTTGATACTCTATGATATACGTCTGAAAAGATGGAGAGTATTTGGAGATGTTACCCAGGAACAAAAGATTCAGTGCAAGGGATTGTTATGGCTGGGGAAGATTGTTGTCGTCTGCAACTATCTTGTTTCTTCTAACAC GTATGAATTGCTCTTTTATCCAAGATATCACCTTGATCAAAGTTCATTGCTCTATCGGAAACCATTGCTTGCCCAACCTATGGTGATGGATGTGTACCAAGATTATGTATTGGTTACTTATAGACCATTTGATGTCCACATATTCCATGTGAAATTGTTTGGTGACTTATCTCCTTCGGGAAATCCTGATCTACAG CTTTCTGCAGTACGAGAACTTTCAATTATGACTGCCAAGAGCCATCCTGCAGCAATGCGATTCATTCCTGATCAAATTCCGAGAGATTCTATCTCAAACAACTATATTTCATCTTCATCAGATTCGTTAAGAAGAGAGCCAGCAAG ATGTTTGATATTGAGAGCCAATGGGGAACTTTCACTTCTTGATTTGGATGACGGACGTGAGAGGAATCTTACTGATTCAGTTGAACTATTTTGGGTTACCTGTGGCCAGTCTGAGGATAAAACAAATTTGATTGAGGAAGTTTCATGGCTAGATTATGGTCATCGAGGCATGCAG GTTTGGTATCCATCTCCAGGTGCTAATTCTTTTAAGCAGGAGGACTTCTTGCAG TTGGATCCGGAGCTGGAGTTTGATCGCGAAGTATACCCTCTAGGACTTCTTCCAAATGCTGGTGTAGTAGTTGGTGTTTCTCAGAGAATGTCATTTTCAGCTGGTTCAGAATTTCCATGTTTTGAGCCATCTCCTCAAGCACAAACAATATTGCACTGTTTGCTGCGTCATCTTCTTCAG agggacaaaattgaagaagctttaAGGCTAGCAGATTTATCAGCTGAGAAGCCTCATTTTTCACATTGTCTAGAGTGGCTTCTTTTTACGGTATTTGAAGCAGATATATCCAG GCCTAATGCAAACAAGAACCAGCTCTCAGTTCCCAAACATGCCAAAAGATCGCTTTTGGAGAAAACCTGTGATCTTATCAGGAATTTTCCGGAGTACCTTGATGTTGTTGTAAGTGTTGCAAGAAAAACTGATGGTCGTCATTGGGCAGATTTGTTCTCAGCAGCTGGCAGATCAACAGA atTGTTTGAGGAATGCTTTCAACGTAGATGGTATCGCACTGCAGCTTGCTATATATTG GTGATTGCGAAACTTGAGGGTCCTGCTGTTAGTCAGTACTGTGCTTTGCGGTTATTACAG GCAACACTTGATGAATCTCTGTATGAGCTTGCTGGAGAACTG GTGAGGTTCTTGCTCAGATCTGGCAGGGAGTACGATCAGGCATCAAGTGATTCAGATAAATTATCCCCCAGATTTTTAggatattttctttttcgttctAGTGAGAGGAAGCAGTCATTGGATAAAAG TGGCTCGTTCAAGGAGCAAAGTGCTCATATTACCTCTGTGAAGAATATTTTAGAAAACCATGCTAGTTACCTGATGTCCGGGAAAGAGCTCTCAAAGCTTGTTGCATTTGTAAAAGGCACTCAATTTGATTTAGTG GAGTATCTACAACGCGAAAGATATGGGAGTGCTAGGTTGGAGAATTTTGCTTCAGGGCTTGAACTAATAAGCCAAAAG CTTCAAATGGAAACGTTACAGAGCCGGTTGGATGCAGACTTTCTCCTGGCTCATATGTGCTCTGTAAAGTTCAAAGAATGGATAGTTGTTCTTGCTACCCTATTAAGACGATCTGAG GTGCTTTTCGACTTGTTCCAACATGATGTTCGGCTATGGAAAGCATACAGCATCACGCTCCAG TCACACCCAACACTTGTTGAATATCAAGATTTACTTGAAGACCTTGAACATAAACTATCATCAATTTCAAATACGGAGGAATAA